The window CGTAACTCGGTCCCGGGGGGTCGCGGTTCACCGCCGGAGTCGCCGGACGCGCGGGCGGTGACGGCCGCCGAGCCACCCCACGAAGCTTTTTATTCCGCCCTTCGTAGGGTCTCCCACTCCGAATGTCTCAGCAGGATGACCGTCCCCACGTCGACCCGGCCGACCTCCAGTGGTGTCACGAGGCGGTGCAGGGGGTGTCCCGCACCTTCGCGCTCACGGTGGACGTGCTCGAGGAGCCGATGTCGTCGTACATCTGTCTCGGGTATCTCGTCTGCCGGATCGCCGACACCGTCGAGGACGCCTCCCACATCCCCCCGGCGGAACAGGCCGAACTGCTCCGGACCTACGACGCCGTCCTCGATCCCGACGACGACACGGACGCCGACGCGTTCGTGACGGCCGTCGAACCGTACCTGCCCGCCGACGAGGAGATGACCGACGACTGGGCGGTCGTCCGCGACAGCGCTCGGGTGATCGGCACGTTCCGCGGACTCCCGGCGGACGTCCAGCGGGCGGTCGTCCCGCCGGCGCGGGAACTGGTCCGGGGGATGGCCGAGTTCGTCGAGCGGTACGACGACGACGGCGGACTCCGGATCCAGACCCGTAGCGAACTCGAGGAGTACTGTTATTACGCCGCCGGGACGGTCGGCAACCTGATCACGAACCTGGTGACGCGTCACGACGTCGCGACCGACCGCCGCCGCCGACTGTACGACACCGCCGAGGAGTTCGGCCTGCTTCTCCAACTCGTGAACATCTCGAAGGACGTCTACGACGACTACACTGCCGAGGACAACGTCTACCTCCCCGCGGAGTGGCTGGCGGACGAGGACGTTCCCCAGGAGGCGGTCCTCGACGACGAACACCAGTCGGGCGCGGCGTCGGTGGTTCGCCGGACCGCGGAGTTCGCCGGGTCGTTCCTCGACGACGCCCAGACCTACCTGGAGGCGGTCCCGCTGCGGGACGGCAACACCCTCGCGGCGTGGGCGATCCCGTTTCTGCTCGCGGTCGGTACCCTCCGGGAACTGCTCGCCCGGCCGGAGGACGCCCTGTCGTCGACCGGCGTGAAGATCTCCCGCCAGGAGGTACTCGCGGTCGTCACCGAGATGCGCGACGACGGCAGCCGGGAGTCGCTCGCCTCGCTCCGCCAGCAGATCGCGGCGGGGCCGTACCACCGCGCGGCGTCGAGTCTGGACTGAACCGCCACGACGCCGGAGGCGGCCCGACCGGTCCGTATCGCGTGCGCTCGGCCCCGCACGCATTGGGAGGCTTTTTATCCGTCGGAGCGAAACCGTCGCGTATGGGTACCGAAGACGCACACGACGACCACGAACACCACCTCCCCGCGGTGGAGGATTGGCCCCGCGGATTCGGTGAGGCCAGCTGGTGGCCGTTCGTCACCGCCGCGGGGGCCGGCGGCGTCTACGTCGCGGCGGCGCTGTACATCATCGGCCGCAGCGGCAGCGGCCTCGTAGGCCCCCTCGCGGGTCCCGCGGCGCTGGTAGCCTCGATCGGGCTCTTCCTCGTCGGCCTGTACGGGTGGGTGTATCACGCCTTCGTAAGCACGTTCTGGTCCCGTGAGGCCGATCAAAAGAGCGCGAACAAGCTCCGGTGGGGGATGCTCGCGTTCCTCGGCTCGGAACTGGCGACGTTCGGCGCGCTGTTCGGCTACTACTTCTACATCCGCGCGGGCGACTGGGAGTCGATCTTCGTCGGGATTCCCGACCTCACGGGCTCGCTCGTCATCGCCAACACCGCGCTCCTGGTGCTGTCGTCGATCACGCTGCACCTCGCCCACACCGCCATCCGGAAGGACGACCGCCGGACGTTCCTGGGGTGGCTCATCGCGACGGTGGTTTTGGGCGTGGTCTTCATCGGCGGCCAGATCTACGAGTACTACGAGTTTATCGTCCACGAGGGCTTCACGTTGACCTCCGGGTTCTTCGCGTCGGCGTTCTTCGGACTCACCGGCCTCCACGGCCTCCACGTGAGCCTCGGCGCGGTCCTCCTCGGGGTCGTTCTCGTGCGGGCGCTCGCCGGCCAGTACTCCGCCGAGCGGCACGTCTCCGTCAGCACCGTCTCGATGTACTGGCACTTCGTTGACGTGGTGTGGATCTTCCTCGTCGTCGTGCTGTACGTCGGCGCGGAAGTCGGCGCCTGAGAGGGAACTGGGTTTTTTTACCGCCGATCGGCCGGGCGTTCGACGGGTTTCGACCGGATGCAGCGGACTACATAGCCCACAATATCCGCTCGTATCACTCATATATCAGCTTATGCGCCGAGGGTGCGTTCCGTCGACCGATGCCCGCCAAAGACTCCCCGGTACGCGTCGTCGTCCGGCGCCGGATGAACGACCACGGAACACTGACCGTCGAAGTGGGTGCAACGAACGAGACCCGACACGTCTGTGCGTACGCGACGCCCGAACTCAGGCGCCGACTCGCCTCCCTGCAGGCCGGCACGGAACTCCCGCTTTCGATGTCCCGGATCGGGGTTCGCGCGAACGTGTGGCGGGCTGTGGGCGTCGCCGAGGAGCGATCCGCCAGGTCGGCCGGCGTAACGTCCGAAAAACGGACAATAAAGCCGATCTGAAGGTCGAATACGAGATCGTCCGGGACGAAGATCGCGGGCTCGCCAGCGCCCCCAGCGCGCCTCCGGCTCCAACGGAGCAGTTTTCCGACCCTCCGACGAAAGCCGGGTATGACCACCGACGACGACGAGCCGACGGTCCCGATCGTCTGTGAGGCCTGTGGAACGCGCTCGCGGGTCCCGCTTGCGGACCTCCGTGAATCGTTGGAGACGCACAACCAACACCGACACGACGGGGAGGAGGTCGCCCAGGTCGACCCGGTTCTCGCCGAGGAACTCGCCGACCACGTCGCCGAGGATCTGGGGCTTTATGGGGGCGACGCCTGAGACGAACAGGATTCGCTGAGCACCGGTTCTCGCCCGCACGGTTCGGCGACGACCGGCGACCTGTCACACCGATCCGAACGACCGAAGCCGGGCGGTTTATTCCCGCCGGCCGCCCACCCCGAGTATGCTCACGTTCGTCGGCCTCGGGCTGTACGACGAGGAGTCGATCACCGTCGAGGGCCGGGCCATTCTCGAGGACGCCGACCGCGCGTTCGCGGAGTTCTACACCAGCCACCTCGTCGGCGCGACGGTCGATGACCTGTCGGCGTTCCACGACGTCGACATCGAGGTCCGGGACCGTGCGGGCGTCGAACGGGACCCTGAAGACGTCCTCGCGGCCGCCGCGGACGGCCACGTCGCCTTCCTGACCGCGGGCGACACGATGATCTCGACGACGCACGTCGACCTGCGGCTCCGGGCGATCGACCGCGGGATCGACACCCGCGTGATCCACGGCGTGACGGCACAGACCGCCGCCTCGGGACTGACTGGCCTCCAGAACTACCGGTTCGGGAAGTCGGTCACCCTCCCGTTTCCGTCCGCCCACGGCGGCGGCGACGTCCCTGGAAGCGTCGTCGAATCCATCGACGCCAACCGCGAGCGCGGCCTCCACACGCTCGTGTACCTCGACATCAAGGCCGACCGCGACGCGTACCTGACCGCCGACGTCGCCGCCGGACTCCTCGCCGAGGGGTGGACCGACACGCTCGGGGTCGCGGTCGCGCGGGCCGGCAGCCCGGAACCGGTCGTCGCGGCCGACACGCTCTCGACGTTGGCCGACCGGGACTTCGGCGACCCGCTGCATCTGCTCGTGATCCCCGGCGACCTCCACCACGTCGAGTCCGACGCCTTGGCCACGCTCGGGGGTGCACCCGCCGACGCCCTGGCGGCTCGCGAGCGGTAATTCGGCCTCGAAGCAAGTCGAAAGCGAACCACCGGTCCGACGCGTCCGCCGGCGTCGACCGGCGAGTATCGTCGGGCCGCGGGCGGCGCCGCCCCCGTCCCGTCGAGTTCCGGACCGTCGTTGGAGACAGCGAGCACGACCGCGTCGGTCCCAGTTTTCGGCCCAGCGTCGGCACCGGAACGGAGCCAGGCCGCGCGGCCGCCCAACGAGTTTTGTGTGCGGCGCGCGGCAACGTTCATAACGCCGGGGACACGACCGACGCGGCTGCAACGGCGCTCGTGACCGGGGGCGTCCCGGCATCGGCTCCGAACTGACGAAGCTGTTTGCGGCCGACGGCACCGACGTACTCCTGATGTCCCGGAGACGGGAGCGCCTCGAGACGGTCGCCGACGAACTCGAACGGACTTACGACGTCGAGACGCACGTGATGCCCGCCGACCTCTCGGACCCCGAAGCGCCGGCGGCGCTGTACGAATCGGTCGTCGACGCGGGGCTCGGGGTCGATGTCCTCGTCAACAACGCCGGGGTCGGTTCGTACGGCCCGTTTCTTGACGACGACGCCTCGATCGCCGGATGGGCGCCGACGCCGAACAGCGTCGTGTACTCCGCGGCGGAACACTTCGAGCGGGCGTTCTCGGAGGCGCTCGCCGAGGGACTGGCCGCGCAGGGCATCACGGCGGCCGCCCTGTGCTCGGATGAGACGGGGACCGGGTTCTTCGACCGCGGGGACTACGACGGGTCGGGGGCGGCGGCGGCCGACAGGACGTCTGCGGCCGCCGTCGTGGAGGCGGGGTACCGCGGGCTGATGGCCGGCGAGCGGATCGGCATTCCGGGCGGGCGAAACAGGCTCCGGGCGTTCCTCCGGCGCGTCCTCCCGCGGTGGCTCCCGGTCAGGACTGCCAGGGAGCCAGTCTCGAAGTAAGCGGATCAGACAGCCCGCTCGGATCGCTCGGTTCGTTCGAGGTCGAGTTGCGCCGCCAGATCGTACTCGTCGCCGGTAACGAGGTAGAGCACGTCCTCGACGACGGTCAGAAGCTCCGGGACCTCCCGGACGACCAGGTAGGTGATCCCGACGAGCACCACGACCGCGAGCACCTGGCTGATGATGCGATCGGAGATGAAAAACGAGACCATATACGGGTCGGTGGACCCGAACAGAAACAGGACCTCGCCCACGAACCACTGCATGTACTGCTTGCCGAAGACGATCGTGATGAACGTGGTCCGGAGGAGGTTCAGCGCGTAGATGATCGGCACCGCGATCGCCAGCGCGCGGAGCTTCCGGCGGAACGGTGCCTCGACGGCGGCGATCAGCCCGCCGAAGATGGCGATGCTGCCCAGCCCGGTGCACGCGAGGACGACCGACACCGTCAGGCGGTGGTCGCCGTCGAAAAAGCGGAACGTGTTCAGATACCCCTGCTCGCCGACGATGAGTTCGGGCGTGTAGCCGAACGCGTTGACGAGGAAGCCGGTCTGCGCGGCGACGACCTCCATCAACACGCCCCGCGGGGCCGGCACCGCAACCCCCAGCAGGGTGACTGCGGGGATCGTCTCGAAGGGGAGATACAGGAGCCCCATCGCCGCGACGGACCGCGAAAGCACGTACAGGGAGTCGCGGCCGCCCCAGAGCAGGTAGCCGGTGTACAAAGACGCCGGGACCGCGACGATCGAGAGCAGCCCCTCGACGTAGCTCTTGTGGACGAACGCGAAATGCGGGACCAACTGCAGCCAGAAGACGGCGAAGCCGACCCACGCGGCGACCGTGAGATGCCGCGCCAGCCGTTCGTTCCGGCCTACCGAGAGCGTGCCCGCCGCGAACGTGAGGATCACCACCCACGCGAAGGCGTCGGAGAGCAGACCGGGCATATCCGGGCGGACGGCTTTGGCGATTAAATCCTTTGTCGTTCAGTGCGCCGGCGTCGGGAGACCGCCACCGGGCGACTTCGGCGGTCAGGCTTCGACGATCTCGACCTCGTGGCCGTCCTGATCCTTCGTGAACGCGTAGCGGTCGTCACAGGAGGCCGGGTCGCGGTAGTCCCGGGCGTGCCGTTCCATCAGGGTGTCCCAGTAGTCGTGGAGGTCGTCGGCGCGGACCGCGAGATGCCCCCACGCGTCGCCCATCGTGTACGAGCGGCCGTCGTAGTTGTAGGTGAGTTCGACGGCCATCGCGGCGTCGGTTGCGCCCTCGGGCTTCATGAAGTAGTTCGCGAAGGAATCGGACTCCCACCGGCCGGTGTGTTCGTACTCGAACTTCCGGGTCCAGAACCCCAGCGCCTCGTCGGCGTCCGCGACGCGGATCATCGTGTGGTCGAGGCTCCATTTCGGCAGGTCGGGGTCGCGCTGGACGATCTCGACCTCGTGGCCGTCGGGGTCCTTCACGAACGCGTACCGGCCGCCACAGGACTCGGGGTCGCGGTAGTCGTCGACGCCCTCGTCCAGCAACTGGTGGTAGTGTTCTTCGAGTTCGCCCTCGGGCACCCGGACCGCGATGTGACCCCACGCGTCGCCCATCTCGTAGGTGCGGTCGTCGTGGTTGTAGGTGAGTTCGAGCTTCGCGCCCTCGTCGTGCATCCCCTCGGGACCGAGAAAGACGTTGGTGAAGGTGTCGGCCTCCCAGCGGCCCTTCTCCTCGTAGTTCAGGTGGGTATCGTACCACTCCAGCGACGCTTCGAGGTCTTCGACGCGGATCATCACGTGATCGAGCACACCGGACATACGCGGAGGGACGGTCGCCGCAATCAAAAAGGGTGCCGAAGCCTGTCAGTCGTCGGGAGCGTCGCCGTCGTCGCTGGGGTCGTCCGCGCCGTTTCGAGTTCGACCCCGATAGTGAACCGCGGCGACCGCGAGCAACGCCGCCGACCCCACCGGCCACGCCACCCGGTTCGGTTGGATGGAAAAACCCCACGCGAGTTGTGCCTGTGCGACGGCCGCGACGGCGAGCAGTCCGGCGGTCACGCGGCGGTCCTCCCGGCCCGTCCGCCGGCCGATCGCGGCGCTCGCAACGGCGGCGGCGTACACCCCGACCGACAGCGGCCACGCGAGGATGTACTCGGGCAACCCCCTCGTGTACAGGAACAGGAACTCCGGAAGGGTCGTCACCATCGGGGGAGTGGTGTTGACGAGCCCCCACGCGAAAAGCAGGGTCGCGTCCCGCCCGGAGAACACCTGCACCGACCACGGGACCGCAAGCAGCCCCGGGAAGGCGAGCATCGCCAGCCGCGACCGAACGGTCGAGGTCGCCACGACGGTCACTTCCGGGCGACGACGCGGAGCACGTCCTCGTCTTCGAGTTCGTGGCCGCGGCCGACCTGCTGTTCGTCGTGTTTCGCGCTCGGCCCGGTCACCCGGGCGAACCGGAACCGCTCCTCTAAGCTCCCGCCGAGCTTCCGTAGGGCGTCGTCGACGGTGTTTTCGCCTTCCATCAGGACCAGCGGCTCCTCGTAGTCGACGCCGCGGCCGGGCTTGTCCATATACACCCGGATCAGGCCGAGTTCCTCCCAGAGGCGCTCCCTGAACGCGTCGAGGCCCCTCTCGGCTTCCGCGCTGATGAACACCGCCTCCTCGGGGTCGACGCCGACATCCCGGAGGTTCTCCTCGACGGTGGGGAGGTACTCGCGGTCGATGAGGTCGGCCTTGTTGACCGCCACCATCGAGGGGAGGTACACCCGATTGTCCATTATGCCGTCGATGAGTTCGTCGATGGTGTGGTTGCCGCGGACGGTCACGTCGGCGTTGACGTAGCCGTGCTCTCTGAGCACGCTCGCGACCGTGTCCTCGTCGAGGGAGACGTCGTCGGAGGCGGTGACCTGGATGCCGCCCTTGCCGCGTTTGGAGATGGTGACGTTCGGCGGCTCGGCGTCGACCCGGATCTTGTTCGCGTACAGCTCCTCCTGGAGGCGTTCGTACCGCTCGATCTCGAACACGGAGAGGAGAAACACCACGAGGTCGGCCGTCCGGACGACCGAGAGAACGGCCTTCCCGTCGCCGCGGCCGCCGGCCGCCCCCTCGATGAGCCCCGGGACGTCGAGGATCTGGATGTTGGCGCCGTTGTGCTTCAACATCCCGGGGTTGACGTCGAGGGTGGTGAACTCGTACTCGCCGACCTCGCTGTCGGCGTTGGTGAGGGCGTTGATCAGCGTCGACTTGCCGACGCTGGGGAACCCGACGAGGGCGACGGTCGCGTCCCCGGTCTTCTCGACTGCGTACCCGTGGCCGCCGCCGGCGGAGGACTGGTTTTCGAGTTTCTCCTTTTTCTCGGCGAGCTTCGCCTTCAGCCGGCCGATGTGCTCCTCGGTCGCCTTGTTGTACGGCGTGTTTGCGATCTCCTCGCGGAGTTCCTCGATCTCCTCCTCCAGTCCCATCGGATATTGCTCTACGACCCCCGTCGAAAAAGGTGTTCTTTCCGCGTGCCGTCCGCGTGTGCCCCGACGCGGAACGAAGCGTTTTGTACGCTCCGGTGCGTAGGTGGGATAATGGGAGCTGAACCGGAACCGGGACTCTCGGAGCAGTATCGGCGGGCGAGCCCCTGGCCCCTCTTCGTCGCCCTCGGCATCCCGATCGCGGAGGTCGGGATCGTCTTCGACCTGTTTCCGATCGCCGTCGGCGGCCTGCTCCTGTTCGGCGGGAGCGCGGCGGGGATGGCCACGGAGGCGGGCTACGCGAAGACGCCGTGGCGGGCGCTTGTCGGCGCCGCCGTCCCGTTCGCCGCGTTGGGGCTCGGGTTCGTTTACACCCCGATCGACCTCCCGGATCGCGGGTACGCCATCCTCGCGGCCGCGGCGATCCTGGTCGCAATCGCCGTCGCCGGTAGGCTGTTCGCACAGGACGCTGACCCGCCGTACTAGCCGGTCCGGTACCGCCTGCTGCGACGAATCAACAACCTATTTCCTCCTCCGCGGGAACGGGCGGGTATGAGCAACGAGATCTTCGACCGGGAGACGCAACTCGACCTCCTCGTCAACGTCATTCCGCTCTTCATTCTCGCGTTCTTCATCGTGGGCTTTCTCGTGTTCGCGCCGTTCGGGATCGACCCGCTCGCGTCGGCGATCCAGTTCGGGCTGATCGCGGTCCCGTTCGTGCTGCTTTCGGTCCTGACGTACTTCGCGGCGGTCGCGGTCGCCGGCAGCGAGAACGACGGGCCGGTCTACCTCCCCGGACAGGCAAGCGTCTCGGGGGCCGAACCGCTCGAAGTCCCCGACGACGAGGGTACGGAGGCGGTCCCCGAGGACGCGGCGGCGGCCGCAGAACTCGACGAACCTGCGGAGCCTGAGGACGTAGCGGCGGAGTCGGACGACGACGCCGAATCCGCGGCGGACGACGCGGCCGACGAACCAGCGGACGCGACGGCTGACTCCGACTCGGCGGACGGCGACGAGCAGCCCTCCTGACCCGGAGGATCCCCGGCGCGTCGGCCGGATCCGCTCTCGATCGATCGCCGGGATCACCCGTAGCCCGAGCCGGCCCGCCCGGGTCCGGACGCGAACGCGGCACCGCGCCGACGGCGGCGGCTTCCCGAACCTTTCATTACCTTTGGATACTCACCCGCAACTATGCAGGTCAACGGACAGCTGGCGCTGACGGTCCTCATGGGGCTCTTCCTGGTGGCCGTCGCCGCGTGGGTCGCGCGGGTCGAAAACTGGCGCTCGTACACGCCGATCGCCGGCGGCGGTGGGTACGGGCAGGAGGAAAGTTACGTCTCCAGCGAGAAACCGTCGGGCGTCATCAGGTGGCTCACCACGGTGGACCACAAGGACATCGGACTGCTCTACGGCACGTACGCGCTCATCGCGTTCGTCGTCGGCGGACTGATGGTCGTCGTGATGCGGCTTGAACTCATCGCCCCCGGGCAGACGCTCATCTCGAACACGTTCTACAACTCGCTTTTGACGAGCCACGGCATCACGATGCTGTTCCTGTTCGGGACGCCGATCATCGCCGCGTTCGCGAACTACCTGGTGCCGCTCCTGATCGGCGCGGACGACATGGCGTTCCCGCGGATCAACGCCATCGCCTTCTGGCTGCTGCCGCCCGCCGCCTTGCTCATCTGGGCGGGCTTTTTCCCGATCGGGAACATCATCCCGGCGCAGACAGCCTGGACGATGTACACGCCGCTGTCGACCGGCGCGGGGCTCGGGAACCAGGGGAACGCCGGCGTCGACCTGTTCCTCCTCGGACTGCACCTCTCGGGCGTCTCAGCGACGATGGGGGCGATCAACTTCATCGCGACCATCTTCACCGAGCGTGGCGAGGAGGTCTCCTGGGCGAACCTCGACATCTTCTCGTGGACGGTCCTGACCCAGTCGGGGCTGATCCTCTTCGCGTTCCCGCTTCTGGGCAGCGCGATCGTGATGCTGCTTTTCGACCGTAACTTCGGCACCACGTTCTTCTCCGGTGAGGGCGGCGCGATGCTGTGGCAGCACCTCTTCTGGTTCTTCGGCCACCCCGAGGTGTACATCCTGGTGTTGCCGCCGATGGGGATCGTCAGTTACGTCCTGCCACGCTTTGCGGGCCGCCGGCTGTTCGGGTTCAAGTTCGTCGTCTACTCCACGCTCGCGATCGGCGTCCTCTCGTTCGGCGTGTGGGCGCACCACATGTTCGCGACCGGGATGGACCCCCGGCTGCGGGCGTCGTTCATGGCGGTCTCGCTCGCGATCGCGATCCCGAGTGCGGTCAAGACGTTCAACTGGATCACGACGATGTGGAACGGCCGGGTGCGGCTCACCACCCCGATGCTGTTCTGTATCGGGTTCGTCTCGAACTTCATCATCGGCGGCGTCACCGGCGTGTTCCTCGCGTCGATCCCGATCGACCTCGTGCTCCACGACACCTACTACGTGGTGGGTCACTTCCACTACATCGTGATGGGCGCGATCGCGTTCGCCGGCTTCGCCGGGCTGTACTACTGGTACCCGCTGTACACGGGGCGGATGTACCAGAAGACGCTGGGGAAGATGCACTTCTGGCTCTCGATGATCGGGACGAACGTCACGTTCTTCGCGATGATCCTGCTGGGCTACGGCGGGATGCCGCGGCGGTACGCAAACTACCTGCCGCAGTTCGCGACGCTCCACCAGCTGGCGACCTTCGGCGCCTTGATCCTGCTGGTCGGCCAGATCATCTTCGTGTGGAACTTCGTGCAGTCGTGGCTCGAAGCCCCGAAGGTCGACGACGGCGACCCCTGGGACCTCAAGGATTCGAACCTCTACACCGCCGAGTGGGACTGGTTCGATCAGAAACTCCAGACCGCGATCGCCGACGGCGGCGAGGACGAAGAGGGGCCCGCGGTGGCCGACGGCGGGCGGACGACGGCCGACGCCGACGAGTAACTCCGCGGTTCGCCGACGAGTAACTCCGCGGTTCGATGCCGTTTCTTCGGTAGGGTTCCGCCCGCCGGCGCTCAGACCGCGAGGATGATTCCGGTGGCGAACATCAACACCACGATCGACGCGAGGACGACCGCCAGGAGGTCCCGATCACTCATACTCCCGTTTGCAGGGGGGCGATCATATGAGCGTCGGTTCCGCGGGACCGACCCGCAAACGGGTGGCTTAACCCCGAGCGTCGCCGACACCTCGGCGTGACCGAACGCGACGTCGCCGAGGGGACGCCGGAATCGTCACCGGGATCGACCGGCCGCGACGGCCGCCGGTTCGTGCTCCTGCTGTACGTCGCCTTGGTCGGCGTCGGGGCCGCCGCGGGCTTTCTGACCGGGACGTTCGTCGACGGACTCCAGCAGCCGCGGTTCCTGTTTCTGGTCCCGTTTCCCGCCACGCCGGCCGGGTTCGCCGCCTACGGCGGGCTGACGCTCGCCCTGGTGCTCGGGGTGCCCCTGGCGCTCGTGATCTACGTGTCACGGACGATCGACGACGGCGGGTGAGTCGCGGCCGCGACCGACCGGTCGGCGTTGCCCCCGTCGGTCCGGCTATCCTTTTTATTCCGGGCGGGCGTAGCACATAGTGATGGACGTAGACGAACACGCCGAGGAACTCGCCTCCGCCCTCGGTGTTGACAAAGCGGAGGTCAAAGACGACTTGCAGAACCTGCTGTCGTACAGCGTGCCCGTCGACGAGGCGAAACAGAGCATCCGCCGGAAACACGGCGGAAGCGGCGGCAACGACGCGACGCCGACAACGAAGGATGTCGGCGACGTCACGACCGCCGACGGCAACGTCACCGTGACCGTCCGGGTGCTGTCGGTCGGCCGCCGGTCGATCCGGTACCAAGGCGAGGAACAGACGATCCGGGAAGGCGAGTTCGCCGACGGGACCGGTCGGATCTCCTACACCGCGTGGGAGGACTTCGGCTTCGAGCCCGGCGATTCCATCACCGTCGGCAACGCCGGCGTCCGCGAGTGGGACGGCGACCCCGAGCTCAACATCGGCCAGTCCTCGACGGTCGCAATCGAGACGACGCCCGTGGAGGTGCCCTACGACGTCGGCGGCGATTCCGACCTCGTGGACCTTCGAGCGGGCGACCGCGGCCGCAACGTCGAGGTCAAACTCCTCGAATCGGAGGAGCGCGTCATCGACGGCCGCGACGGCGACACCACCATCCGGTCGGGCGTCGTCGCCGACGAGAGCGGCCGGCTCCCCTTTACCGACTGGGAGGCCCGGCCCGAACTCCGGGAGGGCTCGGAACTCCGGTTCGAGGAGGTGTACGTCCGGGAGTTCCGTGGCGTCCCGCAGGTGAACCTCTCTCAGTACACCACCGTGACGCCGCTGGGCCGCTCGATCGACGTCGACGACGAGGCGACGCGGCTCCCGATCGGCGAGGCCGTCGCCGCCGGCGGGCTGTTCGACGTCGAGGTCGTCGGCAACGTCCTCGAAGTCCGGGACGGCTCCGGGCTCATCGAGCGGTGCCCCGACTGCGGGCGGGTACTACAGAACGGGCAGTGTCGCGCCCACGGCGACGTCGACGGCGAGGACGATATGCGCGTGAAGGCGATCATCGACGACGGTACCGGCACGGTGACCGCGATGCTCGACCGCGAGCTCACCGAGGCGGTGTACGGCGGCACGATGGCGGAGGCGATGACCGCCGCCCGCGACGCGATGGACAAGGCGGTCGTCGCCGACGAGATCCGCGAGCGGATCGTCGGCCGCGAGTACCGGATCCGCGGGAACCTCTCTGTCGACGACTACGGTGCAAACCTCGAAGCAACCGAGTTCGAGCGGACTGACGAGGATCCCGCGGCGCTCGCAACCGACCTGCTTTCGGAGGTGCGCGGATGAGCGACGAGGTCCAAGAGCGGGAGATCGCCCGCCGGGTGTTCGCCGCGGAGTTCGACGACGCTACCCTTTCGTACTCGGAGAGCGACGAGGAGCGCGCGCCCAACTACGTGGTGACCCCGACCGGCGCGCGGGTCAACCGGCTGTTCGCGGTCGGCGCGCTCACCGAGGTCGAGGCGGTCAACGACGACGTCCTCCGGGGTCGAATCGCCGACCCCACGGGGGCGTTCGTGACCTACGCCGGCCAGTACCAGCCCGACGCCGCGGGCTTTCTCGAACGGACGACCCCGCCGTGTTTCGTCTCGATCACGGGCAAGGGGCGGACCTACCAGCCGGAGGACTCAGACCGGATCTTCACCTCGGTCCGGCCCGAGAGCCTCACCGAGGTCGACGCCGACACCCGGGACCGGTGGGTCGTTGCTGCCGCCGACGCAACGCTCGATCGGATCGCGACGATGGCCGCGGCGCTCGACCTCGACGCCCGCGGCGAGGACCTCCGGGCGGAACTGGAGTCCCGCGGCGTCGACGCCGCGCACGCAAGCGGCGTCGTGCGTGCGATCGACCACTACCGGCCGACCGAACACTACCTCGAAGCGGTCCGGCGGCTCGCGGTCCGGTCGCTGGACCTCGTCGCTGGCGAGCGCGACACCGTCGAGACGCTCGATGTCGCCCCCGACGAGGCGGGGCCGAACGAACTCGGGGCGCTCCCGGCGGTGCCGGCGGCGTCGACCGCATCCGGCGGATCGGCGGAGCCAGCCGGTGCGACGCCGAGCCCCGAGGCATCCGGCGCCGACGCCGAATCCACGGCTGCCCGGGACGCAGGCGGCGGGACGAGCGTGGGCGACACGGCCACAATCGAGGGGACGACAGCCGC of the Halobellus ruber genome contains:
- a CDS encoding OBG GTPase family GTP-binding protein; the encoded protein is MGLEEEIEELREEIANTPYNKATEEHIGRLKAKLAEKKEKLENQSSAGGGHGYAVEKTGDATVALVGFPSVGKSTLINALTNADSEVGEYEFTTLDVNPGMLKHNGANIQILDVPGLIEGAAGGRGDGKAVLSVVRTADLVVFLLSVFEIERYERLQEELYANKIRVDAEPPNVTISKRGKGGIQVTASDDVSLDEDTVASVLREHGYVNADVTVRGNHTIDELIDGIMDNRVYLPSMVAVNKADLIDREYLPTVEENLRDVGVDPEEAVFISAEAERGLDAFRERLWEELGLIRVYMDKPGRGVDYEEPLVLMEGENTVDDALRKLGGSLEERFRFARVTGPSAKHDEQQVGRGHELEDEDVLRVVARK
- a CDS encoding DUF7541 family protein, encoding MGAEPEPGLSEQYRRASPWPLFVALGIPIAEVGIVFDLFPIAVGGLLLFGGSAAGMATEAGYAKTPWRALVGAAVPFAALGLGFVYTPIDLPDRGYAILAAAAILVAIAVAGRLFAQDADPPY
- a CDS encoding DUF6684 family protein — encoded protein: MSNEIFDRETQLDLLVNVIPLFILAFFIVGFLVFAPFGIDPLASAIQFGLIAVPFVLLSVLTYFAAVAVAGSENDGPVYLPGQASVSGAEPLEVPDDEGTEAVPEDAAAAAELDEPAEPEDVAAESDDDAESAADDAADEPADATADSDSADGDEQPS
- a CDS encoding cbb3-type cytochrome c oxidase subunit I; the encoded protein is MGLFLVAVAAWVARVENWRSYTPIAGGGGYGQEESYVSSEKPSGVIRWLTTVDHKDIGLLYGTYALIAFVVGGLMVVVMRLELIAPGQTLISNTFYNSLLTSHGITMLFLFGTPIIAAFANYLVPLLIGADDMAFPRINAIAFWLLPPAALLIWAGFFPIGNIIPAQTAWTMYTPLSTGAGLGNQGNAGVDLFLLGLHLSGVSATMGAINFIATIFTERGEEVSWANLDIFSWTVLTQSGLILFAFPLLGSAIVMLLFDRNFGTTFFSGEGGAMLWQHLFWFFGHPEVYILVLPPMGIVSYVLPRFAGRRLFGFKFVVYSTLAIGVLSFGVWAHHMFATGMDPRLRASFMAVSLAIAIPSAVKTFNWITTMWNGRVRLTTPMLFCIGFVSNFIIGGVTGVFLASIPIDLVLHDTYYVVGHFHYIVMGAIAFAGFAGLYYWYPLYTGRMYQKTLGKMHFWLSMIGTNVTFFAMILLGYGGMPRRYANYLPQFATLHQLATFGALILLVGQIIFVWNFVQSWLEAPKVDDGDPWDLKDSNLYTAEWDWFDQKLQTAIADGGEDEEGPAVADGGRTTADADE
- a CDS encoding DUF7520 family protein, which encodes MTERDVAEGTPESSPGSTGRDGRRFVLLLYVALVGVGAAAGFLTGTFVDGLQQPRFLFLVPFPATPAGFAAYGGLTLALVLGVPLALVIYVSRTIDDGG
- a CDS encoding Single-stranded DNA binding protein; its protein translation is MDVDEHAEELASALGVDKAEVKDDLQNLLSYSVPVDEAKQSIRRKHGGSGGNDATPTTKDVGDVTTADGNVTVTVRVLSVGRRSIRYQGEEQTIREGEFADGTGRISYTAWEDFGFEPGDSITVGNAGVREWDGDPELNIGQSSTVAIETTPVEVPYDVGGDSDLVDLRAGDRGRNVEVKLLESEERVIDGRDGDTTIRSGVVADESGRLPFTDWEARPELREGSELRFEEVYVREFRGVPQVNLSQYTTVTPLGRSIDVDDEATRLPIGEAVAAGGLFDVEVVGNVLEVRDGSGLIERCPDCGRVLQNGQCRAHGDVDGEDDMRVKAIIDDGTGTVTAMLDRELTEAVYGGTMAEAMTAARDAMDKAVVADEIRERIVGREYRIRGNLSVDDYGANLEATEFERTDEDPAALATDLLSEVRG